The genomic stretch AGGGGAAATACCAAAAAGTGGCGGAGCTGGGCGATTGAGCCTCAGTAGCTGCAACAATTCATCCCTCAAACTCCCAAACTGAGTAGAAAGGTTAGTAACCTAAATGGTCAGTGTCGCGACTGACTCTTGAGTTGTCCAGTACTAGTTATTAACCTTGCCATTGAGATCTGCCATAGCTGCTTCCAACCTCGTCACCCGTTCATTCATGATCacgggctctgataccacttgcaATGCTCTTGCAAAAGTAAtagaaaaagagaaggaaacaGAGAAGGAGGTTAGGgttaggaagaagaagaagataagaaaagaGAAATTCGAATTATGATTCAGCATATCCATCCTTTACAATCCCAATGGGGTTATAGAAGGCCATTAACAAACCCCTATTTTCTAACTGTTTAACGGAATTAcagttgaaaaaaaaaggaaaagagaaaacGCAAAACGACGTTGCTGGATTGCTAACCAATTGTTTTACCCGATGGCTTGAAACGACGTCGTCGGACCTCTTCTCTAAACGGCTTTCAACCGCCACTTTCAAACGATGCCGTTTCTGCCTCTTTATTCACTATGCTTTCAATTGCAGCTTCTCCTTCCTTCACTTCTGCCCTTATATCAGTCAGTGATCCCTCAAACTGAACATTGACGCAACAGTaaataaaaccaacaaaaagCAAGGATTCAGATGAGTACTTCGTAATCAATAGGGTACTTTCATTGCATCTTCTAGTGTTTCAAAAGAAGACTACTACTCTCCAAAATATGCAGAGGCTATGACGATCCGCGAAGCGCTATCTTGTCTGAAAATCAAGAATTACAACATGGTCAAAGTCGAATCTGATGCTTTAACTGTCATCCAATCTCTCAACTCCGACATCCACAACTCTTCTTTTGATCTTATTCTTCTCGATATTAAAGATTTACTAAGTCAATTTGACAATGTATCTATCTCTTTTGTGAAACTTTCTGCGAATGGAGTCACCACTTGCTAGCTAGGTACTCCACTTCTAGGAACCCCCTTTTTTCATTTGTAATGCTCTTTATTGTGATCTTAATGAATGATTCCCtgtttagtttaaaaaaaattgaattttatatataaacattctTTCTGGTCTGTGTATAAGGGTGTAAGTCAAATCCCCAAAAACTTGAATTGTGCATCTTCGAACGTTTTTAATTTGAGTACCGTAAGATGATCTATACTATCTAGCTATAATTGTGTAAAAGGAATATTACAAACACAATAATAAGATGATGCACtgcaaaataaattttcttcaTATTTCCATAGAGGCTGAGCAAGCTAGACTTTCCGGTCCGGCCAGGTAATAATGGAGGATTTGGAATTGGATGATAGCATTGGGATTTGGGTTAATGGTTCTTGAAGACCATTCTTGACACCTCTTTAGCTTCTTGGAAATTCTTCTTTAGCTTCCTTAGAGCAAGGCCATCAGTGCATATTTTGGAGATATTGGAACAGTGTTATTTGAGGTGGAAGAGTGAGAACCCAGGAGAGAGAAGACGCAACAGCTTCTGCAAATTGGAGtttattgtacattaaaatggTACTTAAGGGAAATTAGTCTTGTTGCGCCTGACGCGCGTAAGGCGCAACAGGGGCGCCCAGCTGGCGTGTATTGTGCACGCGCTAGCTGGGCGCGTTAGGCGCGCCTcacccaacttttttttttaattaattaaatttgtttctttttttttcatcttctcccagtttctctttcctaatcacacttacaaaaactcctcaataaccgtgaaaaaactccattgataaggatgctcttataaagatgaagaaaatatttcatCTATTACACTGTTATTTCCCCAGAAGTAGACAAGGATTATTTGTTtcacatttttcttcaatttaaagCTCTTCACAAGTACCTCCACTTGCTTCTTCTCCTCTGAGCTTCATATCTCCTTTCAAAAAATAGATATGACGATGCTCAAATGAATTTTGTGTCcatggtaaatgtaaatatatgaaaaaaaatcctTCAAAAAGTGATGCTCTTATATGTTTTCATTCGATTTATGGTTGGAAGaccaaaatttataataaaacgATGTGTGATACTACATATACATACTCTTGTTATGAAACAAACAGAAAATGGTGGATATCCAAATGCTAGCTAGAGGTCTGATCCATCATCAGATAACAACAAGGGAACACTGGAATCATGGAGTTTGCTTGTAGCCTTTTGACCAACCAATTAGGCTAGAACAATTATATCAAtttactgtatatatatatttgtttactcaTTCCATGCCAGTATAAACAATCAGCTCTCCCCCTTGTAAAGATCACTCCAGAAAACATCAATAATATTGCAGTGTGCTTTCTCCTTCCCCATTTCAGTGTTCTTCATTCTTCGTAAAATCacaattattgttaatattttataacacgttatcagcacgaatTGCTCTTTAGCAATCTCTTCTATGCACCTCCTAAACCACCATATTCTCTCACGCACTCTGTTATATTTAGAATACCCGTTTGGTCAGAAACCTCAGCGCCATAGCTCTCCCGTCAGAGCCATGGCTCTGTGCGTGACAGACACGGCACGAGCTATGTTTTGCCGGGACGGCAAAGTCTATACAGATCACTAAGCCGTGACCTAGTCCATCCCCTACGCTACATACCTTACCTCCACCAGATGCACCACCTCCTTGCGAGATGAAACCAGAGATGTCACCACCGTCGGCCGCCTACGGCAGGTCGTGGTTCGTCGACTATGAACCTTTATGGTAGTGGTTGACGACGGCGATGGCCAGCAACATATCGCTCGTGACTAGCAAGATTTCTTCCTTCGACGGCTGAACAGATCCGGCAAACTCCGTCGCAACCACCACCGCCGGAACGGACCATGTGGCACACCATCGATGCCACCAACTGCCGTCTCCACCGTCGTCTCTTCCTCTCGCTCGCTCACAGCCACCGCCACAGTAGTAAACCACCACCGGAAGCTACATCGCCGTCGCTCACCGGCATCTTCGCCGCAACCTCCCATCGCCGTCCACTGTCTCCGATGCTGACGCTACCACTACGGCAGTTGGTAGCAGCGAACGTAGTAGCTTCGCGATCCATGGACCTCTGTCCCTCCGCTTCTCGAGCAGCAGCAGCTACGGACGACGACGATGATGAAGTGCCGGTGAATTAAGACGATGGGCAGTGTTGTTGCTGTTAAAGAATATGTTGATGATGGCGTTGATTATTGCTGGAAAGCATAAAGAAGCATGGCAAAGAAACGGACAGGGAGACATGATTCCACTCTCCCacttatttaaattattatatcatactacctccgtcccattttatgtgtctgattcggttaacgaggcttgactgcagttatttttaattcatttttccataatgttaagtttagtattagtatataaaatttatatattaagaaactacattaaaagtactattaaacacaaaaaattaaatttaaaaataattaaaaaatattaaagaaaataagtaaacaagaagtagttggtttgactaatgaatagtaaataggacaggtaaaatgggacagagggagtatataataagtatataagatattatatatactacttGAGGTAGTGGGATTCCCCACCACCttatatataatgcatatatatatatatattatactaagtAGTATATACATATGCCAATAGCTAAATAAGCATAACTTTCGGcgaattatatattattatatatataataatagataaTGGAGTAATTATTATGGATGATGatatttgttttgatttatAGGTCCCCGTCATTCTGTCAAGATGGTTGGAATGCTATAGGTGTTTATCGGGACCTTGACATCAAGGCATGCAAACTCTAGACAATTGCGGAGcataatagaaaataattattgaaatattatgTCGGAGTTTTTGACCGTTAAGGTTTGCTgctttctaatattttaaatatgataaaatattatcaatCACTGATCATATTtccctaaaattattattatggcatgataAAAATATGATCTATATATTTGCATCcaattgatgattaaatttCGAGAGCATctgaaatataaaatattgcAATAAGCATATTAGAAATTACCATTTTGTATGGtgaatgctatgtatattatGGGACAATTAATTTGTGTCACAAATTGCTCTCTCATGTTATGGCTATGTGAATCaacatgaaataaaatttggcataattaatattatgctaaagGCCATAAAGTTTATCCCAAATgttataaaagaaatatatttcgatatgtttatcaaaatcatgggataaaaattgtataattatgctTGTTTGGCATATGCTATCTCCAAATTAAATACCATATGGAGAAAATTGGATGTGATCCATGATAAATCATGTGATGTCTAATCCTTAAAGGATATATGCTTCAAAGAAGCAAATGAATACATCATCACTCTTGATTGGATCAAGAAAGGAATGAGAAAAACGTATGTGTTGTGGATAGTGCAACCACACATACAATGATTAAAAGTGCAAAGTGTTTCTGCACATTGAAAAGATGAGGAATTTGTTACTACAATGTTTGGTAGTACGAGATGATTGAAAGCTCTGAATGagccaatatattattgcctggaggaacaaatttattgaaaattgtaTTGCGTTGTTCCCTCTAAAGTCTCATagaaatttattgaatttgaatatttgtaatGACTAATGTCATGTTGAGACTATAAAAGACATGAATTGAGAATTCTTTTACAAATGCAATATCAGGGAAGAAATGTGTATTGCAAAATTCCCCTCTTTTCCTCATGATTATATTGCATTAGAAAGAGTGTCATTGTAGCCAATCTTATTGTAAACTAAAAGTTTACtgatttgaataattttaagttTTGGCACGACTGATTAAATCATCCTGAATATgtgatgataatgataatgatgatgatgatttctcataaattgagaaaatggatTAGCTTGGCATCCTATTATAAAAGTAAAGTGTTTTTcactttaattgttttaattttgattaaagcTATTTCGGCACTTTATGATATAATGTGGAATCATATATGCCTTACTTCTTATTCCACTTATTATTGcttttaaattatgtatttgctatatctatcatatcatataCATTATATGATTGTATATACGCTTGAGTATATAAGATGTTACGATTTAAAAacccaaattattttaaattatgacaTGAGCAATTGGGTCACTTTGGGCTAAATATTGAAATGTCAGATTTGAATTAATAATATTGGACATTGTATATATGTCAAATAGTAGTCTCCCATATGAAGCATGcttaaatagaaattatatattggggagatcaaaattgatatacTACTGTTTTTATCAAAATCTGATATACTGCATAAAATGAATACCCTCTACTTACATCTAGTACGTGGTAAAATTTGGACATTTCCCAAAATCTGTGTTTTATTAATATGCAGtctattttattttcacatCATTGCGTATCTCTACGGGCTATTAAATAAGCTAGATATACATGttgattataaatatccatGTATTGTATAAAAATCTAGAGCCCATGATACGAGATCATTTGATACGCAGACTGCATGAAGATcattttcacggcattagggggagatatgtgcccaaattaattattttgaaaatttgaatgccgagaaaatttcataaaatgaaaagatcttcaaaAATCCACATACTAGATTGACTGAACTGAATGTTCAATAGATTATTAATTCCTGCCAAATAATAATATGCAGTTAATAAATATCATGACCGCATAAAAATGGGTCATTGGATAATATATGATTGAAGTCATGACCGCATAAATATGGGTCATTGGACAGTATATTTGAAAAATCCGTGATGGATTTGAAAGTTCTTAATATAAGAGAAAGCGAAAATCGCAATATGAAGGTCTAAATATGACCTGAATCAGTTGATGACTGACTGAGAAATTTTCTTCCTGAAGAAGAAATATGCttatattatgtgtcattatGTACTCTTTAAAGAGTTGCGAATGGAGTTATTATCCTCGTGAAGAAGGAATAATATGTGCCATTGTGTGTCCAATAAAGAGTTACTAATGAACATTTCAGTCAATATTGATGCAGTATCAAcattaatgaaatatataaagagcttaatgatGTTAGCTCATGTATAAAAACGGGGATTTTGAAATGAAAAGCTTGTATGTGAAAGCTTAATATTATCTCGACTTAaaagatcgagtatttccttgaaaagaaatttataCACCAGTTAACCCATAAATGATTCTGGTTGGCTACTTAGACAAGCCAATATATAATGAGCTACTCGGATACTGGCTATTATTATATTCCCGtgatgccaagtcccaaaaATTGATTGTACTATAATTTACACCATTGTTCTATAAGAGGACAATGAGGATTGtgggtatattatgaaaattaaatagaCATGATGATGTCAGTATTATACCCACGTGAGCTCTAAAAAGAGTCACacaattattatgaaatatattcacCCCATTGATAGTTGAACATGATTGTTCACAAAATTCCTCTACATTTTGAAGTTTAAAATAAGGGATTTGAAtaatgttatcttcagggggagcataaTGAATCACGAATATTATGCTCTGAAATTTATGTTGGGgatatggttgtactctttttcccttagctaagttttttcccactgggttttcttagcgtaaggttttttaatgaggcaaccagtgtaatacataattaaacataccatgtactctttttccctcggctaggtttttcccactgtgtttttctagcgaggtttttaatgaggcatgagtatgataagATGATGGCCAATGGAGAACGTTATTAATCCGTATGGCATCATCTCAAAAATCTCCAGAAACGAGGAGGAGCACATAAACATGATCTTCAATAATGTCTTTATCAGGGGGAGCAcatattgtactctttttcccttaccCAAAGTTTTTATTCCCACCGGGTTTTTCTttggtaaggtttttaacgaggcaatataGTGTTCAACATTTGgacatccaagggggagtgttatgaaacAAACAGAAAATGGTGGATATCCAAATGCAGCTAGAGGTCTGATCCATCATCAGATAACAACAAGGGAACACTGGAATCATGGAGTTTGCTTGTAGCCTTTTGACCAACCAATTAGGCTAGAACAATTATATCAAtttactgtatatatatatttgtttactcaTTCCATGCCAGTATAAACAATCAGCTCTCCCCCTTGTAAAGATCACTCCAGAAAACATCAATAATATTGCAGTGTGCTTTCTCCTTCCCCATTTCAGTGTTCTTCATTCTTCGTAAAATCacaattattgttaatattttataacaacTCTTAATTTTTATTCCATATTTAAGTGATGTGTCTAATTAATTTACTCAACGAAAGTCTATATATTATTTCCTCAAACGAAAGCGTGAGATAACGGTTATCGGCAACAAATAAAATTCTTGGATTACAACTgtaaatttgatattttcatgATTAATCATTTTCTTTGAAgaatttaaatatcatttttcatcttaattatattacactTTCATTCAACGAATGGACTACTATATAACAactcaatcgttataccctgcaccacgtacgtaaacgacatcatttcgatgttagtggacgtgGCCGCGAATGACCccaaggaattcattatctataatacacataatcattatctagaatacacagaacgtttgtctataatacacaggatgtttgcccagaatacacagaatattgacacaaaatacacagatgttagtggatgcGGACGCGAATAACTCCAGttaattcattatctataatacacataatcaatatctagaatacacagaacgtttgcttataatacacaaaatgtttacccagaatattgacacaaaatacacagaactcatcctcctaacattcgaatgcacaaacacgtcacaacatgtgttactaacatgaatacacaaaacagttgcctagaatacacagaacggttgcctagaatacacagaatgattgtttggaatacacaaaatattaacataaatacagagatcggccgaaacgggaaacatgatttcaaaagaaaaacggatgattaatttacaatgctcaaaacgacgtagtttacgtacgtggtgcacattgctatgtgcaacgtggtgcggagtataatttgccataacaACTGAAACTCagtaattttatgattttaactttttttttttttgactgaaGTGTCAGCTAACGTACAACCACATGAGTTCACGCCACGTAAGCAGCATTGTTCCTACATCCCGCCAAGTCCCAAGGCCTATCCTCTTTCGTTCgctatatctatctatctatcttttTCCATTCACTCCCACTCCCTCACCTTCCAATTCTCTATCTCCATGGCCACTACCTTCTCTTCCAAACCTCAAACACTCTCTCTCGTCTCTTTTGCTCCACTCGCCTCCCATTTCTCTTCTCGCCGCTGCACCAACTTCCTCCTCGGTTCCACCCGCAGCTTCAGGCCGCCCGGACTTCGTTCGCGACGCCGATGTCGGAAACTTTCTGGATTTCAGTTCCGCTCTCACTCTTCCGCCTTCCACCCCGTAGCCTATCTGGACTCGCAGGTGGCCGTCGTCGTCGCTGCAGTCGTCACAATCTCTGCTCTTACAATTGTATATTTACGCGTTTCTAGAAAGAGCCCCAATACCGAGCAGGTAAATGAATACTTGGAATTAGATTGGGAAGGCTAGTCCATGGATTTTAAGTCATTGTTAATTCAAATGCGCTGAATCTCTTTTGACAAATTCAAGCATAAACAGTAAGCGAATTGAAACCGTATACAGGTTTCTTTCAAATTGGATTGGTTGAAATTTGTACTCCGGTCGTTGTTATACCCATACTTATCAAAATATCATGGAGTATATAACGACTGTTGAAAAATCTCTGGGACTCAATATTTAGAAAGTGTTGAAATGATAGGTAAACTGGTCATTAGAAAGAATTTGCTGCCTGTCCAATGTACATAGTAGACCCTACTCTGCACAAAAAATCTCCTTTCAATCTTCTATGCGTTTTTGGTAGATACATCACTAACGTTTTTCCTTATTTGATAGGCACCTGGTGGGCTAGCAGTAGCATTTCTTCAACAAATAAGAAATAAGGTGAGGTTAATTGTGGATGAATTTTTTCGTCCTACAGACACATGGGAGGAGAAAGCTGATGGTAATTTGGAAAGGGAAATGGCAGAAATCAGCCATGAACACGAAACTATCGTGGAAGTGATGCAATTCAGTCAAAATGGTTCAGTGGGAAGCCTAGTTAATGAAGTTGAATCTCCCCATCTCACTACATCGACTTCTAATGTGACTGATTCTTTAGTCTCAGGAGAATCTGAAGATGCTGTCTCAATAGATGCATTACCCACTACTTTTGTGGCAGAAGCACATAAAGTGCACCTGATAGAATATTTACAAGAAAGTAAGATCACTACCAACTTGCCCAAGGTTGTAGTCAGTTCAGATTCTAGTGCTGCAACTGATTTAGTGGAAAAAGTGGATGAGATTGTTAGACCAGAGCATGAACTCGTTGCTGACAACAAAATTAGTACTCATAACATTTTCTTCAGAGGACCTGCACGGGAAGAACTTTACACATTCTATGAGGCTGAGGCATCTGCTGGAAATTTGGAAAGTCTAGGAAATTCATTTTCTAGTGCATCCTCTGAAAGGAGAACTTACCTTTCACCCTTTTCAAAAGGCTTGGCAGTTAGTGCAGCAAAAAGTTCCTCGCCATATTTTCTTTACCCTGCAGGTTATGCCATTGAAAAATCTGCTGTTTCCTCATTTCATTATACGTAATGCTTGCCGCTTCCCCTTTGAGTACCGTAATCTCCATTTTCAATTTGCTCCTTCCACAATGTTTCTCTAGATCTTGCATGTTTGATGATTATCCTTTGTGATGATATGCTAATATGCTTATTGAATCCTTGACTTTCTTCAGAGAACTCTAATGTCAAAAGGTCCCCTGGAAATTACAAAGGTGGTGCATCTgaggaaaaggaaaaattggtaaaaagGAAGGAAATTTCCAATAAGAAGGAAATATGCATTCTACAACCAAATAGTACCAACAAATTCTTTCAGTCCCCTGATCTAAAGGGGAAGAATGAATATAGCAGACATCATATATCGGAGCAAATCAGTGCTTATCATAAATTCTTGAGGAATGGAAGGTAAGTAACTGTTTGCATACCACTTTTCGAAACATCACATTCTAGTGACCTGAAAAACACTTACATGGAGAAAAAAGTTTCATGCAAGTTGCTGGCTGTGAATAAAGGTTGAAATACCTTTTCTTTATATTTCCAATGCAGTtttcagtttttattttatttactttagtTTTGGAAAATGAGGATTGGGGAACTTCTTTAGGGGAGTGTTGTGGAAGTAATCAATTTTTCACATTCTCTAGGTTGTTGTAAACATCATAGAATCAGCTACCATTAATCAAGAGAACCTTACAAGCTAAGGGTAGAGTTATTAACATGTAGTGCTGTCTGGATTGTATATGCAATTACTATAGATTTTGCATTGAATAGAGAAATATGGGCTTTTACAATGTAGTGTAACTTGTAATATTCAACAAGAAACACAAAGGGGTTATAAGGCTACAATATGGCACATGTCTGAAAATGAAACAGTAGAAATCTGGCTCTGGAAATCATCTATTTGTTCTCCTTTCAATTGGGGGTATGTGTCTGTGTAATTTGAACTTAATCACTCAATTTCATTGTCCTAGATTGACAGACTGCATGCAAATCCTTGAAGATATGGATGATGATGGTTTACTAAATATGGACAAAGTAAGGCTATGCTGCAACTTTTGGCAATATTACATTTAACTGGCTTTTTATTAACACTTCATCAATTCTCTTTCAGGTTTATCATGCGGGTTTTTTCCAAgcttgtaaaaataaaaaagctgtTGAGGAAGCTTTTCGTTTCATGAAACTTATCCATAACCCAACATTAAGCACATTTAATATGCTTTTGTCAGTCTGTGCAAGCTGTCAAGATCTGGAAGGTAGTTCTTATTTTTCTGTTTATTTGGCTGATGTCTAATGGTTAATATTATTTGACTGCATCTTTATGATCTGTGTGTCATTTGCTTAGGAGCTTTTCAGGTTCTTCAATTTGTCCAGGAGGCTGGACTAAATGCTGATTGCAAACTCTACACCACTCTTATAACAACTTGTGCAAAAAGTGGAAAAGTTGACACAATGTTCGAGGTACTTGTACAATTTTATTCCCTACAAATTCTCAGCGGAAGTTCTTATATACTTTACATCTGTGGCTGCAAGTATTATAGACCTAAATAGTAGTATTGGATCATACTTTGTTGAATTTACCACTGAGATTCGTGTTCAAGTGAACTCCATGTGTTGTCAATCTTAATTGTTCTTGTTCTTATGACCATCATGTTTCCATCTgaaattttacaaagttgtaggTTTTCCATGAAATGGTTAATGCTGGAGTTGAACCAAATGTCCATACATTTGGTGCACTTATTGATGGTTGTGCTAAAGCGGGGCAAGTTGCCAAGGCTTTTGGTGCTTATGGCATAATGAGATCTAAGGTATGACTTTCCTTGCCCATGTCATATGAATTTTAAGATAAAATCATTTTTGTTATATgcaaatgttttgaaaatgtaAGTTCTCTTTTGGAGTTCTCATGTTCCTGTAGTAGGACCTCTTAACAATTCTTATTTCCTTTATGGGTTGTATGCAGTAGAATGTGAAGCCAGATCGTGTTGTGTTTAATGCACTTATCACAGCATGTGGTCAATCTGGAGCAGTGGACCGGGCATTTGATGTCTTAGCAGAAATGAGGGAGGAAACACATCCTATAGACCCTGATCATATCACCATTGGGGCTTTGATGAAGGCATGTGCCAATGCTGGTCAGGTGCGCTTTATTGATCTTTTTGGAACCTAATATTTATATCAGAAGTGGTGTTTACTATTAGTACTTCTTTCTGTCACACAATGCTTGTATTCTACTTAACTTAATTGCCTGTTCAGGTTGATCGGGCACTAGATGTTTACAATATGATTCATGAATATAACATCAAGGGCTGTCCAGAGTTATACACAATTGCTGTAAATAGTTGCAGTCAAAATGGTGATTGGGAGTCTGCGTGCAATGTCTACAGTGATATGACCAAGAAAGGCATTGTTCCAGATGAGGTAATCGTTTAAATGTGCAATGGCAACTTGTAGCTGGATTCTACAGTAATGATTCAAAATATTGTTTGAGAGTTGTGTTTGTTATGATGCCTGCTTTGTCTAACTGGAAGTGGGAAAAACAGTCTTTATTTATCTAGCTTGTAGTAGGAAAAGCATTCGATGATCTGTCTTACCATAAAAAATGAACTGTTTGGTATAT from Ipomoea triloba cultivar NCNSP0323 chromosome 12, ASM357664v1 encodes the following:
- the LOC115999183 gene encoding pentatricopeptide repeat-containing protein MRL1, chloroplastic codes for the protein MATTFSSKPQTLSLVSFAPLASHFSSRRCTNFLLGSTRSFRPPGLRSRRRCRKLSGFQFRSHSSAFHPVAYLDSQVAVVVAAVVTISALTIVYLRVSRKSPNTEQAPGGLAVAFLQQIRNKVRLIVDEFFRPTDTWEEKADGNLEREMAEISHEHETIVEVMQFSQNGSVGSLVNEVESPHLTTSTSNVTDSLVSGESEDAVSIDALPTTFVAEAHKVHLIEYLQESKITTNLPKVVVSSDSSAATDLVEKVDEIVRPEHELVADNKISTHNIFFRGPAREELYTFYEAEASAGNLESLGNSFSSASSERRTYLSPFSKGLAVSAAKSSSPYFLYPAENSNVKRSPGNYKGGASEEKEKLVKRKEISNKKEICILQPNSTNKFFQSPDLKGKNEYSRHHISEQISAYHKFLRNGRLTDCMQILEDMDDDGLLNMDKVYHAGFFQACKNKKAVEEAFRFMKLIHNPTLSTFNMLLSVCASCQDLEGAFQVLQFVQEAGLNADCKLYTTLITTCAKSGKVDTMFEVFHEMVNAGVEPNVHTFGALIDGCAKAGQVAKAFGAYGIMRSKNVKPDRVVFNALITACGQSGAVDRAFDVLAEMREETHPIDPDHITIGALMKACANAGQVDRALDVYNMIHEYNIKGCPELYTIAVNSCSQNGDWESACNVYSDMTKKGIVPDEMFISAMVDVAGHAGKLDTAFEVLKEARNKGINTGTISYSSLMGACCNTKNWQMALKLYDEIKEMNLKRTVSMMNALVTALCDADQLQKALTVLFEMKREGLPPNSITYSTLLVASEKTDDLDTGLMLLSQAKKNGVAPSLIMCRCLIAMCLRRFQKACTLGEPVLAYNSVQLQLNSKWTSLALMIYRETIAGVAPTMEELSLVLGCLQLPRNASLKEQLVENLVFTVDASKGSNLCSLVDGFGEYDPRAFQLLEEAASLGVIPLPSLKSSPIVVDVRDSQIHTAEVYLLAVLRGLKHRLAAGVKIPNIAILLPVEESQLQTPAGEKTIKFAGRISQTVAALLRRLGLPYIGNESHGKIRINGVSVKRWLQPKVDPPFGWKRTDLSLSETRLGKGIAHQQRKIRTGYLSLE